In the Candidatus Tisiphia endosymbiont of Melanophora roralis genome, CCATTCACTGCTCCAATTAAAAATGCTAAACCAAGCAATCTTGGATCTTTGATCATTTTACCAAAACATTCTTTATAAAGTGGAATAACCAAACGTTCAGTTCTAAGATTTAGGTTAGTTTCTGGAAGTTTAACTGATATTAACAGCATGATAAATATTGCAATCATTATCAGAACAAGAAATACCGCCGACCAATGATAAAATTTTATAACAAAACCACCGATAACTGGTCCTATAGCAGGAGAAAACGCCATGGCAATAGATATCGTTGAGAACATTTTACCACGCTCTTCTGGTTTTACTGCATCTCTAGCTATGGCTTGCCCTAATACCGATCCAACACTAACTCCAAAAGCTTGCATAAATCTTGCAGCCAGTAATATATTAATATTATCTGTGAAATAACAAATGAAGCACGATAAAGCATAAATCAAAAATCCTGTAAGTAAGCAAGGTTTACGCCCATAACAATCAGATAAATTACCCCATATTAAAATACCAACAGCCAAGCCAAGCAAAAAAATAGTCAGAGTGTATTCTGCTAAATTAGCACTAATTGCTAAATCTTTGGCTAAGTCAGGAAGGGAAGGAGCATAAATAGTCTCACTTAATTGGGGTATTGCAATAATTAATATAATAATATATAGTGGTGCGACTATGATATTCTCAATTTTATCTAGTTTCATTAATAACTCCCATTAGTTGCAGATATTGTCCTTTATACATTAAAATTTTGGAACATTACACAAAATTTTTGGATGCTAAATGACCTCAAATATTGATGTAAGATATTGGTTTAATAGCCTAGGGTGTCCCTGCACCTTCGGATGTCACCCCACAACTGTTGAAAGTTTACAAATACCTATACCACAGCGTCTATTAGCGAGCGTAAGCGAAGCAATCTAGGAAACAATCTATAGATAAATGATGTTACTGGATTGCTTCGTCGACCTACGGTCTCCTCGCCAATAGACGTATAGGGAAGCTGTATTTACTAACTTTCAACAGTTATGGTACTATATGTACACTCCGCTTGCTCACCATTCATTTTCAAATCCAATCCTCCAAATCATTTAAGTATACCCTATCTATTCCAGTGATCTGACTTTTTTAAAAAATTCCTTCATTAAATTCTCAGAAATTTTTGCTGAAAAACCACTATATATTTCAGGATGGTAAAAACAAGATTTACTATTAAAGAAACGCCCACCATTCTCAACTCCTCCCTGTTTTGGGTCATTTGCTGCATAAAATAATCTGCCTATTCTAGCGAAAGATATTGCAGCAGCACACATTGTACATGGTTCTAAAGTAACATACATATCACAGTCTGATAGATTCTTACTAGATAGAATTTGACAAGATTGATTTATTGCGATAATTTCAGCATGGAGTAGCGGATTCTTTGTTTGTTCAACAATATTATGAGCCTTTGAAATAACTTTGTTACTTATTCTATTAACTATAATAGCACCTACCGGAATTTCATTTTCATTAAAAGCAAGTTGTGCCTGCTTTAAAGCCTCCTCCATGAAGAAATTGTTAAATTTGGTTGATGTTTTCACGGTAATTCACTTTTTCCTCATAACCATATGGATCTAGGTGAATAATTATTTCTGCACCTGGAAACTCTAATAACAATGCAATATAAATTTTATCACTAATATAATGAGAACTATACAATGACATATCTCCGTCCATTTCTATGTGACATTGTATAAACGGCTTACTTGCAGCATATCTAGTCTTCATTTCGTGTATACCTTTTACTTCTTTAAATCTAGTAATTATTGAGAGAATTTTTTTTCTATCTTCTTCAGGCATTTCTTCATCAATAAGATTTTTAAAAGCTTTTCTGAATAAAGCATAAGAGGCATATATTATATATATTGCAATACCAATGCCAAATAATGAATCTATAAACCAAAAATGAGTACTTAATTTTATAGAAACAATTACGCCAACATTTGTTAGTAAATCTGTAAAATAATGTAATTTATCTACTTTGATTATTTCAGAACTAGTTTTTTTTATCACATAAGTTTGATAAGCCACCAAAATAACAGTTAGGATAATGCACAAATATAGTATATTAATGCCAGATTCTATATTGCTTGGAACTGATCCATCAATAAGAGACCTTAAAGAAGAAAAACCCATAAATAAACCCGAAACAACAAAGAATACTGCTTGTGAAAAAATTGCTAAATCTTGGATTTTTTCATGACCAAATCTATGGTGATAATCAGGTGGCTGCAGTGAAAAACGAATAGCAATCAAATTAATAAGAGATGATGAAATATCAAGCATAGTATCAATTAAAGACGCTAGAATAGATTGAGAATCAGTTACCAGCCATGCATAAGATTTAATAAATAAAATGAATACAGCTATACTAAAAGACAAATAAGATGAGGACTTGATTAAAATTTGATGTTCTGAATTAGTCATATAAAATTTTCGATTTTATAGTATAAAATGTATTAGT is a window encoding:
- a CDS encoding multidrug effflux MFS transporter translates to MKLDKIENIIVAPLYIIILIIAIPQLSETIYAPSLPDLAKDLAISANLAEYTLTIFLLGLAVGILIWGNLSDCYGRKPCLLTGFLIYALSCFICYFTDNINILLAARFMQAFGVSVGSVLGQAIARDAVKPEERGKMFSTISIAMAFSPAIGPVIGGFVIKFYHWSAVFLVLIMIAIFIMLLISVKLPETNLNLRTERLVIPLYKECFGKMIKDPRLLGLAFLIGAVNGILFGYFTEAPFYFISGLNILTSSFGMISFFICIPLALGGLISKKMHKLQRTSDNIIFAAIKVMCSGSLLFFLSSYFNLINTDNVTGSLVQTLIWLGMIITGITMIATNCLSQALENYGKFAGTAASLFGFIYYVIATSFTALMGYMHNGSLTQLPLFMLITSISMMLVFHIVINKQQMAKNN
- a CDS encoding nucleoside deaminase yields the protein MEEALKQAQLAFNENEIPVGAIIVNRISNKVISKAHNIVEQTKNPLLHAEIIAINQSCQILSSKNLSDCDMYVTLEPCTMCAAAISFARIGRLFYAANDPKQGGVENGGRFFNSKSCFYHPEIYSGFSAKISENLMKEFFKKVRSLE
- a CDS encoding cation diffusion facilitator family transporter, which encodes MTNSEHQILIKSSSYLSFSIAVFILFIKSYAWLVTDSQSILASLIDTMLDISSSLINLIAIRFSLQPPDYHHRFGHEKIQDLAIFSQAVFFVVSGLFMGFSSLRSLIDGSVPSNIESGINILYLCIILTVILVAYQTYVIKKTSSEIIKVDKLHYFTDLLTNVGVIVSIKLSTHFWFIDSLFGIGIAIYIIYASYALFRKAFKNLIDEEMPEEDRKKILSIITRFKEVKGIHEMKTRYAASKPFIQCHIEMDGDMSLYSSHYISDKIYIALLLEFPGAEIIIHLDPYGYEEKVNYRENINQI